One genomic segment of Sebastes fasciatus isolate fSebFas1 chromosome 17, fSebFas1.pri, whole genome shotgun sequence includes these proteins:
- the LOC141754966 gene encoding uncharacterized protein LOC141754966 produces the protein MKVLVVLALVSVCNANILWQDPPRNNLDLVRDAFRDFVSQETLTLNQFRQEVNTMISQSSDTVNLYVAALQAQMAPLTQDFTTQFSEQAEQLKARLKKDLTAMRTNMQPFAAEMVAQLHRQVEELKKETTPYAETMDPKALKAVMLQKSQEMKAQLGKSVAEMQAQMIPFTEEMKKKMEQSLEEFQKTVVPLTQSFKTHMTEKTREIQQNLAQRVEELKAKLDATTQDLQARLTVLWESFTQKNQ, from the exons ATGAAGGTACTTGTGGTTCTCGCGCTTGTCTCTG TTTGCAATGCCAACATCCTGTGGCAGGATCCGCCCAGGAACAATCTGGATTTGGTGAGAGATGCTTTCCGGGACTTCGTCTCTCAAGAAACACTCACTCTGAATCagttcagacaggaagtgaa CACCATGATCTCTCAGAGCTCTGACACAGTGAACCTGTACGTCGCTGCTCTGCAGGCTCAGATGGCTCCTCTGACCCAGGACTTCACAACTCAGTTTTCCGAGCAGGCCGAGCAGCTGAAGGCCCGTCTGAAGAAGGATCTGACCGCCATGAGGACTAACATGCAGCCCTTCGCCGCGGAGATGGTGGCGCAGCTCCACAGGcaggtggaggagctgaagaaggaaACGACCCCCTACGCCGAGACCATGGATCCCAAGGCCCTGAAGGCCGTCATGCTGCAGAAGAGCCAGGAGATGAAGGCGCAGCTGGGGAAGAGCGTGGCCGAGATGCAGGCCCAGATGATCCCCTTCAccgaggagatgaagaagaagatggagcagAGCCTGGAGGAGTTTCAGAAGACTGTGGTCCCCCTGACCCAGAGCTTTAAGACCCATATGACCGAGAAAACCCGGGAGATCCAGCAGAACCTGGCTCAAAGAGTAGAGGAGCTGAAGGCCAAGCTGGACGCCACCACTCAGGATCTGCAGGCTCGGCTGACCGTTCTGTGGGAGTCCTTCACTCAGAAGAACCAGTAA